From Rutidosis leptorrhynchoides isolate AG116_Rl617_1_P2 chromosome 3, CSIRO_AGI_Rlap_v1, whole genome shotgun sequence, a single genomic window includes:
- the LOC139901415 gene encoding uncharacterized protein has product MQSYLALVHSLADAFTDFRISQIPRSQNQQADVLSKLVALTFNHLENKILVEQIFKNFTEPDVTIASLKEEERTWMTDIIEFLQIGSLPENEKEATKIRVKAPNYELRGDVLYWKSYLSATLRCMGPKEAATIIDEIHKGSCGLHSGIRTVTERIKLLGYYWPRMYAHTAERIMIC; this is encoded by the coding sequence ATGCAGTCATACTTGGCTCTGGTTCACTCTTTAGCGGATGCATTCACCGATTTTAGGATCAGCCAAATACCAAGAAGTCAAAACCAACAGGCAGATGTACTCAGCAAGTTGGTAGCCCTGACGTTCAATCATTTGGAAAACAAGATACtagtagaacaaattttcaaaaattttactGAGCCAGACGTGACAATTGCGTCACTTAAAGAGGAAGAAAGGACTTGGATGACGGATATTATAGAATTCCTGCAGATCGGATCCCTACCGGAGAACGAGAAAGAAGCAACAAAGATCAGAGTGAAAGCGCCAAATTACGAGCTACGAGGAGATGTCCTGTATTGGAAATCCTATCTCAGCGCGACCCTGCGATGCATGGGACCAAAGGAAGCTGCGACAATCATTGATGAAATTCACAAAGGATCATGCGGGTTACACTCAGGCATCCGGACAGTCACCGAAAGAATTAAGCTACTAGGATATTACTGGCCAAGAATGTACGCTCACACAGCAGAAAGGATAATGATTTGTTAA